Proteins encoded together in one Leishmania donovani BPK282A1 complete genome, chromosome 33 window:
- a CDS encoding CYC2-like cyclin, putative, which produces MGLRQLYSLPGSRVGSSLGIPTHTQRGAAQSSAAADAFSMERFAAFYEVALEELMDECERRVANAPAAWRDSQQQLIGGDMNRDLATSTHSFDSPRSSAMSPFGGAPSSVALSCGTPVYSPRFTDPLHSTHGLHIRELSSDIAAVQNRTSTPLPPPSLHSNMAFFSAAGQARQAEQEKSVANEGAVSKLLAALGRHHGKMAPMVFIAGLAYLARVTAQCASEFLSVTRANWYRLTTTAILVAAKVYDEHSSSRLNACFAQSSGIPLSEMTRMELDFLYLLDFDLLLKESEVEQWLIWMETLALRRDLMTPLNTYVLDTSASTPAVQLASTPKPSFTSSTTLTEYGERCKTCAMCEASRTPGLSSEVPEGEEEAVGTSLSSVVVLRSVPQMHVASSCAMTAPCAVSSTANSRCPTGAAAATDAPSLTAPLVDLPSLPPRSSASSVLLPVSLLDGTFSAVSAASVPGGAPSSLNDRRTFVPPLPIHGALPLHPPTAKRRLFSVVHGTAEPPSPISVRQLGRLGGSSPSPLRPPSVGRHPSVRFFKSQATHAHGPHRYASGTVGCAELGMHGAEDGGGKVSRRSCQDQVTRAGSASAAGQTSAPAAASHQQKRRWGPLGMVQHVRDVLGVTASLVRGQLDVLAPSAHPEELSRLPPPQQNREQPTSQALRPSTKSLSGRGGCTSLQPQSSAMPPRRTNNGGTYPPFPENLMDERKPQTCNAPPAAAVASRRFTDSNPQPRPAAPDCHRCGPATPGAVTRRSPMPRSSPQHVDPCSSAGTQPYTSTVANAAADQPTAAAAANGAYADGDNSHDEDDEGYEECEYGYYDEDGYFHYYDDDEGAEGEYDEYYGEEDEETAWYEDEEEDEAAYFQRCRPPMTHSPPSL; this is translated from the coding sequence ATGGGATTGCGCCAGCTCTACAGCCTGCCTGGCTCGCGCGTGGGCAGCTCGCTGGGAATTCCAACACATACCcagcgaggagcggcgcagtcgtcagccgccgccgacgccttCTCGATGGAGCGTTTTGCCGCCTTCTacgaggtggcgctggaggagctgatggACGAGTGTGAGCGTCGCGTCGCCAACGCACCAGCGGCGTGGCGGGAcagtcagcagcagctcatcggCGGTGACATGAACCGTGACCTGGCCACGAGCACGCACTCCTTTGACTCcccacgcagcagcgccatgtCCCCATTCGGCGGCGCACCCTCCAGCGTGGCACTCAGCTGCGGTACCCCTGTATACTCACCGCGCTTCACTGATCCGCTGCACAGCACACATGGGCTGCACATCCGCGAACTCAGCAGCGACATCGCAGCCGTTCAGAACCGCACCTCCACcccactgccaccgccgtctctgcATTCAAACATGGCCTTCTtcagcgctgctgggcaGGCGCGCCAGGCGGAACAGGAGAAAAGCGTAGCGAATGAGGGGGCAGTGTCGAAGTTACTCGCTGCCCTGGGCCGACACCATGGCAAGATGGCACCAATGGTGTTCATCGCTGGTCTGGCGTACCTTGCGCGAGTCACGGCGCAGTGCGCCTCCGAGTTTCTGAGCGTCACACGCGCAAACTGGTAccgcctcaccaccaccgcgatTCTCGTTGCCGCCAAGGTGTACGACGAGCACAGCTCGTCGCGGCTGAACGCCTGCTTTGCCCAATCCTCCGGCATTCCACTGAGCGAGATGACGCGGATGGAGCTTGACTTTTTGTACCTCCTCGATTTCGACCTGCTTCTGAAGGAGTCGGAAGTGGAGCAGTGGCTAATATGGATGGAGAcgctcgcgctgcgccgcgactTGATGACGCCACTCAATACTTACGTGCTAGACACAAGCGCGAGCACGCCTGCCGTGCAACTCGCCAGCACCCCGAAGCCGTCTTTCACAAGCAGCACCACACTTACAGAGTACGGGGAGCGCTGCAAGACATGCGCGATGTGCGAGGCGAGTCGCACGCCGGGCTTATCCAGCGAGGTTCCggagggcgaagaagaagccgTCGGGACCTCCCTGTCCTCCGTAGTCGTCCTGCGCAGCGTCCCGCAGATGCATGTGGCCAGCAGCTGTGCGATGACGGCCCCGtgcgccgtcagcagcactGCGAACTCGCGATGCCCTActggggcagcggcggcgaccgaCGCTCCATCCCTCACTGCCCCCCTCGTCGATCTCCCCAGCCTTCCGCCTCGCAGCTCCGCTAGCTCGGTGCTGCTTCCGGTCAGTTTGTTGGATGGCACCTTCAGTGCTGTTAGCGCGGCGAGTGTGCCTGGCGGCGCGCCCTCTTCCTTGAATGACCGTCGGACCTTTGTTCCACCGTTGCCGATCcacggtgcgctgccgcttcacccgccgacggcgaagaggcgcCTGTTCAGCGTCGTGCACGGTACTGCCGAGCCGCCGAGCCCAATTTCGGTGCGTCAGCTCGGCCGCCTAGGCGGTAGCTCGCCGAGTCCGCTGCGGCCCCCGTCGGTGGGGCGACACCCGTCGGTGCGGTTTTTCAAGTCGCAAGCCACACATGCTCACGGGCCGCACCGCTACGCCAGTGGAACGGTAGGCTGCGCTGAACTCGGCATGCACGgcgccgaggacggcggcggcaaggtgTCTAGGCGGTCGTGCCAAGATCAGGTGACGAGGGCGGGCAGCGCAAGCGCAGCTGGCCAAACCTCGGCacccgccgcggcgagccACCAGCAAAAGCGACGCTGGGGCCCACTCGGTATGGTGCAGCATGTGCGTGATGTTCTCGGCGTCACAGCGTCTCTGGTGCGTGGTCAGCTGGACGTGCTAGCACCATCAGCGCATCCCGAGGAGTTGAgtcggctgccgccgccgcaacagAACAGAGAGCAACCTACGTCGCAGGCACTACGGCCTTCTACCAAAAGTCTTTCTGGAAGGGGCGGGTGTACGAGTCTGCAACCGCAGTCATCCGCcatgccgccgcgtcgcacAAACAACGGCGGCACCTATCCGCCTTTTCCTGAGAATTTGATGGACGAGCGAAAGCCGCAGACATGCAACGCtccgcccgccgccgcagtcgcatCTCGTCGGTTTACCGACTCTAATCCCCAGCCTaggcctgctgcaccggattgccaccgctgcggtcCTGCGACGCCCGGCGCTGTAACCAGGCGGAGCCCGATGCCCCGAAGCAGCCCGCAGCATGTAGACCCTTGCTCGTCGGCGGGGACGCAGCCGTATACGAGTACGGTCGCtaatgccgctgctgatcagccaacagcggcggcagccgcgaacGGGGCGTACGCGGACGGCGACAACTCCcacgacgaggatgacgaggggTACGAGGAGTGCGAGTACGGCTACTACGACGAGGACGGTTACTTCCACTActacgacgacgacgagggcgcGGAGGGGGAGTACGACGAGTACTACGgtgaagaggacgaggagaccGCGTGGtacgaggatgaggaggaggacgaagcTGCTTACTTTCAGCGATGCCGCCCACCGATGACAcactcgccgccgtccttgTAG
- a CDS encoding beta-tubulin, which yields MREIVTCQA from the coding sequence ATGCGTGAGATCGTTACCTGCCAGGCC
- a CDS encoding 2,4-dienoyl-coa reductase fadh1, putative: MKQYAKILEPLDLGFAKLRNRVVMASMHTGLESPIHATRSAAAAEGNPYARLARFYRERAKGQAGLIVTGGFSPSAEGVLYPGESVLGPKDADQLRCVTDAVHVEGGHILLQMLHSGRYSTGDQCVAPSPIPSQISPTQKVPVEMSVPLIQRTVEDFARLAICAQKAGFDGVEIMGSEGYLLNQFIARHTNHRTDDYGGSFENRIRFPLEVLRAVRDATGPNFIIAFRVSLLDLVPNGSTQAEVFELAEKVSKSGANIIDSGIGWHESRVPTIATSVPRAGYTWATAAVRSHLRRQGIHIPLIAVNRMNHPDILEQVLENGDADLVAMARPFLSDPYFVKKTMSGAADCINICIACNQACLDNIFTGKTACCMLNPLAAHEAERAALPAPAAKKVAVIGGGPAGASAAITLADRGHHVTLYEANSVLGGQFNLAKRIPGKEEFQSSIDYWTNTLKKHANVTLKLSKRATVEEVATGGYDEVVVATGCEPHAKSGALIAGMEKYPNVFSYTEALLHPEKVGRRVAVIGAGGIGFDMAEFLTSPHSTSAKTVAAAQYTKFEKQDNAEFRKKWGIKSAAIAQEEEKAGTSTGASGSNSCSPLPGGLVKPVTPRPYREVTMFQRTRGKLGAHLGATTGWIHRLEIRMNRVKAVDGVTYKSFDGTNLVYVDKEGKEQTLAVDSVVLCTGQVSNKEFEKAATPVLSNLHTIGGCNFTKKLDAKLAILQAHSVAIRL; encoded by the coding sequence atgaagcaGTATGCAAAGATTTTGGAGCCGCTTGATCTCGGTTTTGCGAAGCTGCGCAATCGCGTCGTGATGGCCAGCATGCACACGGGATTGGAGTCACCGATACACGCGActcgctccgccgcagccgctgaagGCAACCCGTACGCGCGTCTCGCACGCTTCTATagggagagggcgaaagGCCAGGCCGGGCTCATCGTCACAGGCGGCTTCTCGCCCAGCGCTGAGGGCGTTTTGTATCCTGGTGAGAGCGTGCTAGGCCCGAAGGATGCCGACCAGCTGCGGTGTGTCACCGACGCGGTGCACGTCGAGGGCGGGCACATTTTGCTGCAAATGCTGCACTCCGGCCGCTACTCCACCGGCGATCAGTGCgtggcaccgtcgccgaTTCCGAGCCAGATCTCTCCCACGCAGAAGGTGCCGGTGGAGATGAGTGTCCCACTCATCCAACGGACGGTCGAGGACTTTGCTCGCCTTGCGATCTGCGCTCAGAAGGCGGGCTTCGATGGGGTGGAGATTATGGGTTCCGAAGGCTACCTGCTGAATCAGTTTATCGCCCGGCACACAAATCACCGCACCGACGACTACGGCGGTAGCTTCGAGAACCGCATCCGCTTTCCACTGGAGGTGCTCCGCGCAGTGCGGGATGCCACGGGGCCGAACTTCATCATCGCGTTCCGCGTGTCACTTCTGGATCTCGTCCCCAACGGCTCGACGCAGGCGGAGGTTTTTGAGCTGGCGGAGAAGGTATCCAAATCTGGGGCGAACATCATCGACAGCGGCATTGGCTGGCACGAGTCCCGCGTGCCGACCATCGCTACTTCCGTGCCGCGTGCGGGGTACACCTGGGCCACAGCGGCGGTCCGGTCGCATCTTCGCCGTCAAGGCATCCACATCCCTCTTATTGCGGTAAATCGAATGAACCACCCTGACATTCTGGAGCAAGTGCTGGAGAACGGCGATGCGGACCTCGTCGCTATGGCGCGCCCCTTCCTCAGTGATCCATACTTTGTGAAGAAGACAATGTCAGGCGCGGCCGATTGCATCAACATCTGCATCGCCTGCAACCAGGCCTGCCTGGACAACATCTTCACTGGAAAGACGGCCTGCTGCATGCTCAACCCACTGGCCGCGCATGAGGCGGAACGCGCAGCGTTACCCGCGCCCGCCGCGAAGAAGGTAGCCGTaatcggcggcggccccgctGGCGCGTCCGCCGCGATCACGCTAGCCGATCGCGGCCATCACGTCACGCTGTACGAGGCAAACTCGGTGCTGGGCGGCCAGTTCAACCTGGCCAAGCGCATCCCCGGCAAGGAGGAGTTCCAGAGCAGCATCGACTACTGGACAAATACGCTGAAGAAGCACGCGAATGTGACGCTGAAGTTGAGCAAGCGCGCGACCGTGGAGGAGGTTGCAACCGGCGGCTacgacgaggtggtggtggcaacCGGGTGTGAGCCGCACGCCAAATCAGGTGCGCTCATTGCCGGCATGGAGAAGTATCCCAACGTCTTCTCGTACACCGAGGCACTCCTGCATCCGGAGAAGGTGGGCCGTCGGGTGGCCGTCATCGGTGCTGGTGGCATTGGCTTCGACATGGCAGAGTTCCTCACTTCCCCGCACAGCACCTCGGCGAAGacggtcgccgcggcgcagtaCACCAAGTTTGAAAAGCAGGATAACGCCGAGTTCCGAAAGAAGTGGGGCATCAAGTCTGCTGCCATTGcgcaggaagaagagaaggcTGGCACATCCACCGGCgcaagcggcagcaacagctgctCACCCCTTCCAGGCGGTCTCGTGAAGCCTGTGACTCCTCGTCCTTACCGCGAGGTGACCATGTTCCAGCGCACCCGTGGGAAACTCGGCGCACATCTTGGTGCGACGACCGGGTGGATCCATCGTCTCGAGATTCGCATGAACCGCGTCAAGGCAGTGGATGGGGTTACTTACAAGAGCTTCGACGGCACAAACCTCGTTTACGTTGATAAGGAGGGCAAGGAGCAGACACTGGCAGTGGACTCCGTCGTGCTATGCACTGGGCAAGTCTCAAACAAGGAGTTTGAGAAGGCCGCAACGCCGGTTCTGTCGAATCTGCATACGATAGGGGGCTGCAACTTCACCAAGAAGCTGGATGCGAAACTGGCCATTCTGCAAGCTCACAGCGTGGCGATACGTCTGTGA